The Halorussus vallis DNA window CTCGCTGCTCGGACTCGCCGGACTCCTGGGCGCCATCGCCGCGGCGGTGGTCGCCGACGCCCCGCTCCTGCTGGCCGTCGCGCTCGTCGGCACCGGACTGGGGTTCGGCGTGCCGTTCGGCCCGCTGTTCGGCCTCGCGTTCTCGGAACTGGCCGACGACGCCGGCGCGACGCTGGTCGGAATGCTGGTCGTCGGGAACCTCGGGGCGCTGGTCTACCCCTGGCTCGTGGGACGGTTGCTCGCGAGCACCGCATCCTACGCCGCCGGTTTCGGTGTCATGGCTGCCTCGGTCGCCGGCGTCTGGTTGCTCTGGCGCGCGACCGTCGGGGGCCGGACGTCGGTCGCCGCGGCGACCGACGTCCGGTGAGTACCCGGAATCTCGGGTGACGGTTCGAGAATCTCTCGGCGAGTCGCCGGCCACCCGGCGAATCGCAGGGCGACGGGCGCAAAGCAAAGTTTTCCCTCCGCCTTACGGTGTATGCGCACGGATGTCAATGGGAGATCGGATACTAGACGGTGTGACGGTCGTGGACCTCACGACCTTCGTGACCGGCGGATTCTGCTCGCTCATGCTCGCCAACCAGGGCGCGGACGTGATCAAGGTGGAGCGTCCGGGTGCGGGCGACGACAATCGCCACTCCGGCCCGCCGTTCATCGACGGCGAATCGCCGTACTTCTGGACGGTCAACTACGGCAAGAAGAGCGTCGAACTGAACCTCAAGTCGGAGGCCGGCAAGGAGGCGCTGTACGACCTCGCGGGCGAGGCCGACGTCTTCCTCCAGAACTACCGACCGGGCACCGCCGAGAAGTTGGGCGTCGACTACGACCGCATCGCCGAGGAGAACCCCGAGATAATCTACTGCGCCATCTCGGCCTTCGGCCAGACGGGTCCCTGGAGCAAGCGCCCCGGCTACGACTTGTTGGTCCAGGGTATGAGCGGCATCATGAGCGTCACCGGCGAAGCCGACGGTCGCCCGGTGAAGGTCGGCCTGCCCCAGACCGACCTCATCACCGCGATGTGGGCGGCGTTCGGCGTGGTCAACGGCCTCTACAAGCGCGAGCGGACCGGCGAGGGCGAGTACATCGACCTCGGGATGCTCGACGCGACCCTGCCGTGGCTGACCAAGCAGGCCGGCAAGGTGTTCGCCGGCGAGTCGCCCTCCCGGATGGGGACGAAAGACCCCGTGCTCGCGCCCTACCAGACCTACGAGACCGAAAACGGCCACATCAACGTCGCCTGCCTGAACCAGAAGCTCTGGGGCGCGTTCTGCGCCGCCATCGACCGCCCGGACCTCCCCGAGGACGACCGGTTCGAAACCAACGCCGACCGGGTCGAGCACATGGACGAACTCGAAGCCGAAATCGAGTCGACGCTGGCCGACCGCACGACCGACGAGTGGATGGAGATTCTGGTCGAGGAGGCGGGCATCCCCGCGGGTCCCGTCCAGAGCGTCGAGGAGGCGCTGTACAACGAACAGACCGAGGCGCGCGGCGTGGTGACCGAGATTTCCGACGGCGACCGCGAGATTCCGGTCGTCGAACACCCACTCAACTACGCGCACGCCGACAGCGGGTTCGCCGCCCCGCCGCCGAAACTCGGCGAGCACAACCGCGAGGTCTTCCGCGAACTCGGCTACGGCGAGGACGAACTCGACGACATGGAGGCCGCCGGCGCCTTCGGAGAGCGGTGACCCACGAAAATCCCTAAATATCCCCTCCCGTTAGCACTACCCATGAGTAACTCTCCCGACTCCGACCCCTGGAGCGCGACCGCCGGCGCGGTCCGCGACGCCCTCCGGCGCCACCTGGCGGACGACCGCCCGACCGCGCTCGCGACCGTCGTTGACGTCGAGGGGTCGGCGTACCGCCGCCCGGGGGCGAAGATGGCGATTCCGGTCGACGGCGAGAGCCTCGGTGCCGTCACCGCCGGTTGTCTCGAAGGTCCCGTCGCCGATATCGGCCGAGAGGTCGTCGAGTCGGACGCGCCGACCGTCGAGACGTTCGACCTCACCGACGACGGCGACGACGCCTGGGGACTTGGTCTGGGGTGCAACGGCGTCATCGACGTCCTGGTCGAACCACTCGACGGGAGCCTCCGCGCGCCCCTCGACCACCTGGACGACGTCCGCCCGGTCGCGGTGCTCACGGCCGTCTGCGAGACGGAGTCGGTGCCCGTCGGCGCCCGCGCGACGCTCACGGTCGACGACGAGGAAGACGAGAACGACGCGGCGGGCGGCGACCGCGCATGGTCGCCGCCCGCCGGGACCGGAGCGGCCGACGCCCGTCCGGCGCTCCCGGCCGACGTCGTCGCGTCGCTCCGCGAGCGAGCGCTTGAGTTCGCCGCGGCGGGCAAGTCGCAGACGGTGCGCGTCGAAACCGAGGACGGCGACCTCTCGGTGTTCGTCGACGGCCTCGAACCGGTCGCCGAACTACTGCTGTTCGGCAACCAGAACGACGTCCACCCCGTGGCGCGCCTGGGACGCGAGGCGGGGTTCCGCGTCACCGTCGCGTCGGCCCGCGGCGGGCGGGCCGACGCCGACGCGTTCCCCCACGCCGACCGCGTCGTTGCGACCCACCCGACCGACATCGACGAGGTCCTCGAGGACCCCGAGCGCACCTACGCCGTCCTGATGTCGCACAACTTCCTCGACGACCGCCTCGCGCTCCAGACCCTCCTCGAAACTGACGTGCCGTACGTCGGATTGATGGGTCCGAGAAAGCGCTTCGAGCAACTCCGCGACGACCTGAACGACGACGGCGTCGCGCTCTCGGAGGCCGACCTCGCCCGCATCGCGACGCCCGTCGGCCTCGACCTCGGCGGGGGCGAACCCGGCCAGATCGCGCTGAGCGTCGTCGCCGAGGCGGTGGCCGTCTCGAACGGCCGCGACGGCGGTCGACTCGCCGACCGAAAGGGGCCGATACACCCGCGCGACGAGTCGGCGTAGCGGTCGCTCGCGGGGTCGGACGCGCGGGCGTCCGCGGGGCGAGTCGGCCGTCGCGTCGGCTTCGGTTCGGTCGGTTTTCCGGCTCCGCCGTCGGAACGTTTATGACGTTTTCGCCTCTTTTGGATGATGTGATTAATCCCCATGAGCACCGATGACACATCGGTCCCCGCCGACCGTCCGACGGAGGAGATCACGGTCACCGTCAACGGCGAAACGGTCACCACGGAGGTCGAACCCCGCCACAAGCTCTCTGATTTCCTGCGCGAGCACCTGGGCCTTCGCGGGGTCCGGGTCGGCTGCGAACACGGCGTCTGCGGCGCGTGCACCGTACTGATGGACGGCGACGCGGTCAAGTCGTGTCTCAGCTACGCGGTGCAGGCCGACGGCGCAGAACTCGAAACCGTCGAGGGGTTGGCCGACGACGGTTCGCTCCACCCCATCCAGCAGTCGT harbors:
- a CDS encoding (2Fe-2S)-binding protein yields the protein MSTDDTSVPADRPTEEITVTVNGETVTTEVEPRHKLSDFLREHLGLRGVRVGCEHGVCGACTVLMDGDAVKSCLSYAVQADGAELETVEGLADDGSLHPIQQSFHEEHALQCGFCTSGFVMATKELLNENPDPDDEEIREGLADNICRCTGYQNIYEAVNRAADRMEDE
- a CDS encoding CaiB/BaiF CoA transferase family protein; the protein is MSMGDRILDGVTVVDLTTFVTGGFCSLMLANQGADVIKVERPGAGDDNRHSGPPFIDGESPYFWTVNYGKKSVELNLKSEAGKEALYDLAGEADVFLQNYRPGTAEKLGVDYDRIAEENPEIIYCAISAFGQTGPWSKRPGYDLLVQGMSGIMSVTGEADGRPVKVGLPQTDLITAMWAAFGVVNGLYKRERTGEGEYIDLGMLDATLPWLTKQAGKVFAGESPSRMGTKDPVLAPYQTYETENGHINVACLNQKLWGAFCAAIDRPDLPEDDRFETNADRVEHMDELEAEIESTLADRTTDEWMEILVEEAGIPAGPVQSVEEALYNEQTEARGVVTEISDGDREIPVVEHPLNYAHADSGFAAPPPKLGEHNREVFRELGYGEDELDDMEAAGAFGER
- a CDS encoding XdhC family protein; this encodes MSNSPDSDPWSATAGAVRDALRRHLADDRPTALATVVDVEGSAYRRPGAKMAIPVDGESLGAVTAGCLEGPVADIGREVVESDAPTVETFDLTDDGDDAWGLGLGCNGVIDVLVEPLDGSLRAPLDHLDDVRPVAVLTAVCETESVPVGARATLTVDDEEDENDAAGGDRAWSPPAGTGAADARPALPADVVASLRERALEFAAAGKSQTVRVETEDGDLSVFVDGLEPVAELLLFGNQNDVHPVARLGREAGFRVTVASARGGRADADAFPHADRVVATHPTDIDEVLEDPERTYAVLMSHNFLDDRLALQTLLETDVPYVGLMGPRKRFEQLRDDLNDDGVALSEADLARIATPVGLDLGGGEPGQIALSVVAEAVAVSNGRDGGRLADRKGPIHPRDESA